From a single Gammaproteobacteria bacterium genomic region:
- a CDS encoding ABM domain-containing protein: protein MVRLAQTLGLTEKVGIAMAITRIFQVRIVPDLRQEFEEKFSSVSVHAVNEAPGFLSVSILKPTKWTPYEYAMISQWKNEASLKAFAGEEWKHAVIPPKMEKFVVECWVHHYESWV from the coding sequence ATGGTCCGGTTAGCTCAAACGTTGGGCCTAACAGAGAAAGTAGGTATCGCGATGGCAATCACCAGAATATTCCAAGTTAGGATCGTTCCTGATTTGCGGCAAGAGTTTGAAGAAAAGTTTTCTTCGGTTTCAGTACATGCCGTAAACGAAGCTCCAGGCTTTCTCTCCGTCTCGATTCTTAAACCCACCAAATGGACTCCATATGAATATGCAATGATTTCTCAGTGGAAGAATGAGGCATCTTTGAAAGCATTTGCTGGTGAGGAATGGAAGCATGCTGTAATTCCTCCCAAAATGGAAAAATTCGTTGTTGAATGCTGGGTGCATCACTATGAATCATGGGTTTAA